A single genomic interval of Sphingobium sp. EM0848 harbors:
- a CDS encoding SDR family NAD(P)-dependent oxidoreductase: MQQSPAPEISRVLEGQIALVTGASSGLGRRFAETLAAAGARVAVAARRADRLDDLVATIEARGGKAVAIALDLMDPVAIVAAVDRAEAALGGPVTILVNNAGISEARSALKQSVEEMDRLYAVNVRAPFLLAQKVAGGLIDAGRKGRIINISSIGAFNYDGKIACAMYVATKSAVVRLTEALSVEWAPKGISVNAIAPGFFRSEMSAASIERQGEEVFASIMPRKRIAEPHMLDSTLLYLASPASEGVTGTCIKVDDSQLPR; the protein is encoded by the coding sequence ATGCAACAGTCACCCGCGCCCGAAATCAGCCGGGTTTTGGAAGGTCAGATCGCGCTTGTGACAGGCGCTTCATCGGGCCTTGGTCGCCGCTTCGCGGAAACGCTGGCGGCGGCAGGCGCGCGCGTTGCGGTCGCGGCGCGGCGTGCCGACCGGCTGGACGATCTGGTCGCGACCATCGAGGCCCGAGGGGGCAAGGCGGTGGCGATCGCCCTCGACCTGATGGACCCTGTCGCAATTGTCGCAGCGGTCGACAGGGCCGAGGCGGCCTTGGGCGGTCCCGTCACGATCCTGGTCAACAATGCCGGGATTTCCGAGGCACGCAGCGCGCTCAAGCAGAGCGTCGAGGAAATGGACCGGCTCTATGCTGTCAATGTGCGTGCGCCTTTCCTGCTGGCGCAGAAGGTTGCGGGCGGCCTGATCGACGCGGGAAGGAAGGGCCGGATCATCAACATCTCGTCCATCGGCGCGTTCAACTATGACGGCAAGATTGCCTGCGCCATGTATGTGGCGACCAAGAGTGCGGTGGTTCGCCTGACCGAAGCGCTCTCCGTGGAGTGGGCGCCCAAGGGGATCAGCGTGAATGCGATCGCGCCGGGCTTCTTCCGATCGGAAATGAGCGCGGCCAGCATCGAGCGGCAAGGGGAGGAGGTCTTCGCCTCCATTATGCCGCGCAAGCGGATCGCTGAACCGCATATGCTGGATTCAACTTTGCTCTATCTCGCGTCCCCGGCGTCGGAGGGCGTGACGGGCACTTGCATCAAGGTCGATGACTCGCAACTGCCGCGCTGA
- a CDS encoding NADPH:quinone oxidoreductase family protein, with protein MKALVSQAVGGPETLVIHERPVPQPGPGEVRIRVAACGINYPDALIIEDRYQFRPERPFSPGAEVSGVIDAVGEGVSGFAVGDRVLGGAVYGGLAEQLVIAAWRCFRIPDEMPFDQAAAFLMTYGTSHYALKDRARLQPGEKLLILGAAGGVGLAAVELGKHMGAKVIAGVSSEAKADVVRRHGADEAIVYPAGPLEKTQARAFTDAAKVAAGGDVDVVYDGVGGSYSEPALRTLGWDGRFLVVGFPAGIASIPLNLPLLKSCYITGVFWGASIERDPDGFRDNVRELFGWYRDGSLKPLVSDRFPLARGGEAIALLSSRKAVGKIVVEME; from the coding sequence ATGAAAGCCTTGGTCAGTCAAGCGGTGGGCGGCCCTGAAACTCTGGTGATCCATGAGCGGCCCGTGCCCCAGCCCGGACCCGGCGAAGTTCGCATCCGCGTGGCGGCCTGCGGCATCAACTATCCCGACGCGCTGATCATCGAGGACCGCTATCAGTTCCGGCCCGAACGCCCCTTCTCGCCCGGCGCGGAAGTGAGCGGCGTCATCGATGCCGTGGGCGAGGGGGTAAGCGGCTTTGCGGTCGGCGACCGCGTGCTGGGCGGGGCGGTGTACGGCGGCCTTGCCGAGCAGTTGGTGATCGCGGCGTGGCGCTGTTTCCGCATTCCCGACGAAATGCCCTTCGATCAAGCGGCGGCCTTTTTGATGACCTATGGCACGTCGCATTATGCCTTGAAGGATCGGGCGCGATTGCAGCCGGGCGAGAAGCTGCTGATTCTGGGCGCGGCTGGCGGGGTGGGGCTGGCTGCGGTGGAACTGGGCAAGCACATGGGTGCCAAGGTGATCGCGGGCGTCTCCAGCGAGGCGAAGGCCGATGTCGTCCGGCGTCATGGCGCGGACGAGGCGATCGTCTATCCGGCGGGACCGCTCGAAAAGACGCAGGCGCGTGCCTTCACTGACGCGGCCAAGGTTGCCGCGGGCGGCGATGTTGATGTGGTCTATGACGGCGTGGGGGGCAGCTATTCCGAGCCTGCGTTGCGGACGCTTGGCTGGGACGGGCGGTTTCTGGTGGTCGGCTTTCCGGCTGGCATTGCCAGCATCCCGCTCAACCTGCCGCTGCTCAAATCCTGCTATATTACGGGCGTCTTCTGGGGCGCGTCGATCGAGCGCGATCCTGATGGCTTCCGCGACAATGTGCGGGAATTGTTCGGCTGGTATCGCGACGGGAGCCTCAAGCCCCTGGTATCGGATCGCTTTCCCCTGGCGCGTGGTGGCGAGGCGATCGCCCTGCTCTCGTCGCGCAAGGCCGTGGGCAAGATCGTCGTCGAGATGGAATAG
- a CDS encoding enoyl-CoA hydratase-related protein — MEYELIEVEYQGAVGILRLNQPDKLNAMSEAMAEEIAKAVDQIETSARVMVVTGAGRAFCSGADLGEIPEDFGLVLETHINPLMTRLRNLSIPWISAVRGAAAGVGCSLALAADMILASETACFLQAFSKVGLCPDGGSSHLLARTIGRPRAMEMMLLGDRLPAGTALEWGLINRVAADDALESEALALAERLAHGPRSLSLIRAMAWHAVDADWQSALGRERRDQKTAGNSADCAEGIAAFLEKRKAVFTGA; from the coding sequence ATGGAATATGAACTGATCGAGGTCGAATATCAGGGGGCTGTCGGCATCCTGCGGCTCAATCAGCCGGACAAGCTGAACGCGATGTCGGAAGCGATGGCGGAAGAGATCGCCAAGGCCGTCGATCAGATCGAAACCTCGGCGCGGGTGATGGTCGTGACCGGCGCGGGCCGGGCCTTTTGTTCGGGCGCTGATCTGGGGGAAATTCCCGAGGATTTCGGCCTCGTTCTGGAAACCCACATCAATCCGCTGATGACGCGTTTGCGCAATCTGTCGATCCCCTGGATCAGCGCCGTGCGCGGCGCGGCGGCAGGGGTGGGCTGCTCGCTGGCGTTGGCGGCCGACATGATTCTGGCCAGCGAAACCGCTTGTTTCCTTCAGGCGTTCAGCAAGGTCGGGCTTTGCCCCGATGGCGGTTCCTCTCATCTGCTCGCTCGCACGATCGGTCGTCCGCGCGCCATGGAAATGATGTTGCTGGGGGACAGGCTTCCAGCGGGGACGGCGCTCGAATGGGGTCTCATCAACCGGGTGGCGGCGGATGATGCGCTGGAGAGCGAGGCGCTGGCTCTTGCGGAGCGTCTCGCCCATGGTCCGCGCAGCCTGTCCCTGATCCGCGCCATGGCCTGGCACGCTGTCGACGCCGATTGGCAGAGTGCGCTCGGCCGGGAACGGCGGGACCAGAAGACTGCTGGAAATAGCGCTGACTGCGCCGAGGGTATCGCCGCCTTCCTTGAAAAGCGTAAAGCCGTGTTTACCGGAGCCTGA
- a CDS encoding SDR family NAD(P)-dependent oxidoreductase yields MPYGYSFDLGNRVVMITGASSGIGKHLARRCAESGAKVVLAARRTAMLDDVQAAIEAAGGQALAVQMDVADEESTMAAFDAAEAAFGPVDSVVANAGVAIGGSALGLPMDKFDQMTGVNFRGVFLTAREAARRMIAAGAADRQHGRIVLISSITASFIDAGQVTYAATKAGVVQMGRAMAHDWANKGINVNVVCPGYIRTELTDQHLDNAGGKALVDGFVRKRIMGINVLDPTILYLCSDASAEVTGSVFTIDDGQSL; encoded by the coding sequence ATGCCCTACGGTTATTCCTTCGATCTTGGCAACCGCGTGGTGATGATTACCGGCGCCTCGTCCGGCATCGGCAAGCATCTCGCCCGCCGCTGCGCCGAAAGCGGGGCCAAGGTGGTGCTGGCCGCACGGCGGACCGCGATGCTGGACGATGTGCAGGCCGCCATCGAAGCGGCGGGCGGACAAGCGCTCGCGGTTCAGATGGACGTGGCCGATGAAGAGTCCACCATGGCTGCCTTCGACGCGGCCGAGGCGGCCTTCGGGCCGGTCGACAGTGTCGTTGCCAATGCCGGTGTGGCGATCGGCGGTAGCGCGCTGGGCCTGCCGATGGACAAGTTCGACCAGATGACCGGGGTTAATTTCCGCGGCGTGTTCCTGACCGCGCGCGAGGCGGCGCGGCGCATGATCGCGGCAGGCGCCGCCGACCGCCAGCATGGCCGGATCGTGCTGATTTCCTCGATCACCGCCAGCTTCATCGATGCGGGCCAGGTCACCTATGCCGCGACCAAGGCGGGCGTGGTGCAGATGGGCCGTGCCATGGCGCATGACTGGGCGAACAAGGGCATCAACGTCAATGTGGTCTGCCCCGGTTATATCCGCACGGAACTGACGGATCAGCATCTCGATAATGCTGGGGGCAAGGCGCTGGTCGACGGGTTCGTGCGCAAGCGGATCATGGGGATCAACGTGCTGGACCCCACCATCCTTTATCTCTGTTCGGACGCGAGCGCGGAAGTCACCGGCTCGGTCTTCACCATCGATGATGGCCAGTCGCTGTAA
- a CDS encoding class I adenylate-forming enzyme family protein: MSAMQATIDMALRFWAKERPDQTAIRVSDVALSYRELDGWVGRVANLLAAQGLVPGERLAFYGETSIHWCVTAFAAIRCGAIVAPINSRMVPAEVDYLLGQYEPRLIFVDAEGGERLKDSEAVAHVAKLRPEEVASLRSGEASAEILALDPDAPMAIITTSGSTARPKGVVYSHRAMIEYAWEEYVHNAPDLDGGPTRLLSTAPLSTAGGFNLMVHMIVIGGTIYLLEKFESEAALALLREERINSFRAAPIFFQRIAELPDFAGADLSFIRTATIGGAAPPPWLQQAWFDRGVALRQLYGQTEAGGAVTVNPVRYARSHPDRCGFGGPFTQITIIDAEGKRVPPGTPGQIIVRKPGVMIGYWRNPQATAEALIDGWLHTGDIGEVDELGLLKMVDRMKDFIKSGGFNISAAEVERVIMEVDGVTEVAILAVPDDRFGETPLAIVHGADCCTDAIMAHCQSQLSSFKLPRYIVVSDAPLPRLAMGKISKPALRMLYKDARLPAPVR; this comes from the coding sequence ATGTCGGCAATGCAGGCGACCATCGATATGGCCTTGCGCTTCTGGGCAAAGGAAAGGCCGGATCAGACGGCCATCCGCGTTTCTGACGTCGCGCTCAGCTATCGGGAGCTGGATGGCTGGGTCGGTCGAGTCGCGAATTTGCTGGCGGCGCAGGGGCTGGTTCCCGGCGAACGGCTCGCCTTTTATGGCGAAACATCGATCCATTGGTGCGTCACCGCCTTCGCCGCCATCCGCTGCGGCGCCATTGTCGCGCCGATCAACTCGCGCATGGTCCCGGCTGAGGTCGACTATCTGCTGGGGCAATATGAGCCCCGCCTGATCTTCGTCGATGCCGAAGGGGGCGAGCGGCTCAAGGACAGCGAAGCCGTTGCCCATGTCGCCAAGCTGCGGCCGGAGGAGGTGGCGAGCCTGCGCTCGGGGGAGGCTTCGGCCGAGATTCTGGCACTCGATCCCGATGCGCCGATGGCGATCATCACCACCAGCGGATCGACCGCCCGGCCCAAGGGCGTCGTTTATTCGCACCGCGCGATGATCGAATATGCGTGGGAGGAATATGTCCATAATGCGCCCGATCTGGACGGTGGGCCGACGCGACTGCTGAGCACCGCGCCGCTCAGCACGGCGGGCGGGTTCAACCTGATGGTTCATATGATCGTCATCGGCGGGACCATCTATCTGCTGGAGAAGTTTGAGTCCGAAGCGGCGCTGGCCTTGCTGCGCGAAGAGCGGATCAACAGCTTTCGCGCGGCGCCGATCTTCTTTCAGCGCATTGCCGAACTGCCGGATTTCGCCGGCGCGGACCTGTCCTTCATCCGCACCGCCACCATCGGGGGCGCGGCGCCGCCGCCCTGGTTGCAGCAGGCGTGGTTTGACCGGGGCGTGGCGCTGCGGCAGCTCTATGGCCAGACGGAGGCGGGCGGCGCTGTGACCGTCAATCCGGTGCGCTATGCCCGCAGCCATCCCGATCGCTGCGGCTTTGGCGGACCCTTCACCCAGATCACGATCATCGATGCGGAGGGGAAGCGTGTGCCACCCGGCACGCCCGGCCAGATCATCGTGCGCAAGCCGGGCGTGATGATCGGCTATTGGCGCAACCCGCAAGCCACTGCCGAGGCGCTGATCGACGGCTGGCTGCATACCGGCGACATTGGCGAGGTCGATGAACTGGGCCTGCTCAAAATGGTCGACCGGATGAAGGATTTCATCAAATCGGGTGGCTTCAACATCTCCGCCGCCGAGGTCGAGCGCGTGATCATGGAGGTCGATGGCGTGACTGAGGTCGCGATCCTCGCCGTGCCGGACGACAGGTTCGGGGAAACGCCGCTGGCAATCGTCCATGGCGCCGATTGCTGCACGGATGCCATCATGGCGCATTGCCAGAGCCAATTGTCGAGCTTCAAACTGCCGCGCTACATTGTCGTGTCGGACGCGCCCTTGCCCCGGCTGGCGATGGGCAAGATTTCCAAGCCAGCCCTGCGGATGCTCTACAAGGATGCGCGGCTGCCGGCACCGGTGCGATAA
- a CDS encoding CaiB/BaiF CoA-transferase family protein yields the protein MAGPLTGVRIIEMGGIGPGPFAGMMLADHGAEVIRVDRPGTPHDPWDPLLRSRTSVVLNLKSPDDVATLRALCKTADGLIEGYRPGVMERLGLGPDVLLADNPKLVYGRMTGWGQTGPWSAAAGHDINYIALSGVLGMVGVAGQKPVVPLNLAGDFGGGGMMLAFAMVSAILAARGGGEGQVIDCAMTDGSALLSAMMWGFRAQGSWHEAHGTNLLDGGAPYYDSYETADGRAMAIGAIEPQFYALLRKVTGTEGDPLFDEQEDRTLWPRQKEALAAIFRTRTRDEWAEAFGISDACAAPILSMSEAIEHPQNRARETFIAVGGHVQPAPAPRYSKTPCDAPQMPAQPGSDTDAVRATAGRAA from the coding sequence ATGGCGGGGCCCCTCACAGGCGTGCGCATCATCGAGATGGGCGGGATCGGGCCGGGGCCTTTTGCGGGCATGATGCTGGCCGATCATGGCGCGGAGGTGATCCGCGTCGATCGGCCGGGTACGCCGCATGATCCGTGGGACCCGCTCTTGCGGTCGCGGACGTCGGTGGTGCTGAACCTCAAGTCGCCCGACGATGTCGCGACCCTGCGGGCGCTGTGCAAGACGGCCGATGGGCTGATCGAAGGCTATCGGCCGGGGGTCATGGAGCGGCTGGGGCTGGGGCCAGATGTGCTGCTGGCCGACAATCCCAAGCTCGTCTATGGCCGCATGACGGGCTGGGGCCAGACCGGGCCCTGGTCCGCCGCTGCCGGGCATGACATTAATTATATCGCTCTGTCGGGTGTGCTGGGCATGGTCGGCGTCGCCGGGCAGAAGCCGGTGGTGCCGCTCAATCTGGCGGGCGATTTCGGCGGTGGCGGCATGATGCTGGCCTTCGCCATGGTGAGTGCGATCCTGGCAGCGCGGGGCGGCGGTGAGGGGCAGGTGATCGATTGCGCGATGACCGATGGCTCGGCTTTGCTGTCCGCAATGATGTGGGGCTTTCGCGCTCAGGGTAGCTGGCACGAAGCGCATGGCACGAACCTGCTGGACGGTGGCGCCCCTTATTATGACAGCTATGAAACGGCGGATGGCCGCGCCATGGCGATCGGCGCGATCGAGCCGCAATTTTACGCACTGCTTCGCAAGGTGACGGGCACCGAGGGAGATCCTTTGTTCGACGAACAGGAGGACCGCACCCTCTGGCCCCGGCAGAAGGAGGCGCTGGCTGCGATCTTCCGCACGCGCACGCGGGACGAATGGGCGGAGGCCTTTGGCATATCGGATGCCTGCGCTGCGCCGATATTGAGCATGTCGGAGGCGATCGAACATCCCCAAAATCGCGCGCGGGAGACGTTCATTGCGGTGGGCGGTCATGTCCAGCCTGCCCCGGCGCCGCGTTATTCGAAGACGCCATGCGATGCGCCTCAAATGCCCGCTCAACCCGGCAGTGACACCGACGCCGTCCGTGCGACAGCCGGCCGTGCGGCATGA
- a CDS encoding TetR family transcriptional regulator, which yields MASKVERVEVEEPKVSSREILLNAAGALMTERSTVDISLSDIAKHSGLNSALVKYYFGTKQGMMLALVEDVLGKSLERLDELVAMEMSATEKLKLHVQAIITIYFRYPFINRLIHYLFEDPEAGKEVAEKISKPLAETQRHLLEQGFATGEFKPVDPMMFYFIILGACDHLFFGQHILREAFGINVIDDAMRRRYTKTLLDMILGGILQDKGADAA from the coding sequence ATGGCGTCGAAGGTGGAGCGGGTCGAAGTGGAGGAGCCGAAAGTTTCGTCCCGCGAAATATTGCTGAACGCGGCTGGCGCGCTGATGACAGAGCGCAGCACTGTCGACATTTCGCTCAGCGACATTGCCAAGCATTCGGGTCTCAACTCCGCGCTGGTGAAATATTATTTCGGCACCAAGCAGGGCATGATGCTGGCCTTGGTCGAAGACGTGCTGGGCAAGAGCCTCGAACGGCTCGACGAACTGGTCGCAATGGAAATGAGCGCGACGGAAAAGCTGAAGCTGCACGTCCAGGCGATCATCACCATTTATTTCCGCTATCCGTTCATCAACCGCCTCATCCACTATCTGTTCGAGGACCCCGAGGCGGGCAAGGAAGTCGCGGAGAAGATTTCCAAGCCGCTCGCGGAAACGCAGCGCCATCTGCTCGAACAGGGCTTCGCCACCGGGGAGTTCAAGCCGGTCGATCCGATGATGTTCTATTTCATCATCCTGGGCGCGTGCGACCATCTGTTCTTCGGCCAGCATATCCTGCGCGAAGCCTTTGGCATCAACGTGATCGATGACGCCATGCGTCGCCGCTACACCAAGACGCTGCTGGACATGATCCTGGGTGGCATCCTTCAGGACAAGGGCGCGGACGCGGCTTGA
- a CDS encoding 3-hydroxyacyl-CoA dehydrogenase NAD-binding domain-containing protein has protein sequence MSEAAVAEGVSTYKVTDGVAVLAIDSPPVNALGYSVRVALDEGISRAVADDAAKALIIRCDGRTFFAGADISEFGGELRKPDLNDIFLAIEASAKPVVAAIHGTALGGGFELALACHYRVAVASAKVGLPEVSLGLLPGAGGTQRTPRIAGVETALELIVGGRPLGAAKAQKTGLIDEIIEGDLEAGAVAYARKLVEEGAPLRRVRDMSVDLDPEAAKAAIEAYRAAHKRDFRGFKAPGNIVKAIEAAATLPFDEGLKREWELFEELMSSSESIAQRHLFFAERTAGKIPVARDVKPLVVASVAVIGAGTMGSGIATAFLNAGVPVTLVDRDEAAVERGAGGIRKTFAGLVAKGRITEAEGDRRSGLLTTSTDLASAVAPVDLVMEAVFEDIDLKKTVFAQIDAAAKQGAILASNTSFLDLDRIAAATSRPEWVIGLHFFAPANIMRLLEVVRGAKTSDPVIATGMAIGRQLGKIAVLSGVCDGFIANRAMTPRMSSAEALVLEGPTPAQVDKAINDYGFAMGPFQMIDLVGLDVIGWDRENSAGRTVQEVLCEMDRWGQKKNGGYYDYDEARRASPSPVAEKVIRDFAEKTGVPQRSFTDAEIVERLLYPVVNEGARIVEEGIALRASDVDVALVTGYGWPVWTGGPMCWADSVGLPKIVAALDEIIGPDAVSPLLRKLAAEGGSLT, from the coding sequence GTGAGCGAAGCGGCTGTGGCAGAAGGGGTTTCCACCTATAAGGTGACGGACGGCGTTGCCGTGCTGGCGATCGATTCACCGCCGGTCAATGCGCTGGGCTATTCCGTGCGTGTGGCGCTGGATGAGGGGATCAGCCGTGCGGTGGCCGATGATGCCGCCAAGGCGCTGATCATCCGCTGTGATGGCCGCACCTTCTTTGCGGGCGCTGACATCAGCGAGTTCGGTGGCGAACTGCGCAAGCCCGACCTTAACGATATATTCTTGGCGATAGAGGCGTCGGCCAAGCCGGTCGTTGCGGCGATCCACGGCACGGCGCTGGGCGGCGGGTTCGAACTGGCGCTGGCCTGCCATTATCGCGTGGCGGTGGCGTCCGCCAAGGTCGGCCTGCCCGAAGTGTCGCTCGGCCTGCTGCCCGGCGCTGGCGGTACGCAGCGCACGCCGCGCATCGCTGGCGTCGAAACGGCGCTGGAGCTGATCGTCGGCGGCCGTCCGCTGGGCGCGGCCAAGGCGCAGAAGACGGGATTGATCGACGAGATCATCGAAGGCGATCTGGAGGCGGGCGCGGTCGCCTATGCCCGCAAGCTGGTGGAGGAAGGCGCGCCGCTGCGCCGCGTGCGCGACATGAGCGTCGATCTAGACCCGGAGGCGGCCAAGGCGGCCATCGAAGCCTATCGCGCCGCGCACAAGCGCGACTTCCGGGGCTTCAAGGCGCCCGGCAATATCGTCAAGGCCATCGAGGCGGCGGCGACCCTGCCCTTTGATGAAGGGCTGAAGCGCGAATGGGAACTGTTCGAGGAGCTGATGAGCTCCAGCGAATCCATCGCCCAGCGCCATCTCTTCTTTGCCGAACGCACGGCGGGCAAGATTCCCGTCGCCAGGGATGTAAAGCCGCTTGTCGTCGCCAGCGTGGCGGTGATCGGCGCGGGCACCATGGGCAGCGGCATCGCGACGGCCTTCCTGAATGCGGGTGTGCCGGTGACGCTGGTCGACCGCGACGAGGCGGCGGTAGAGCGCGGCGCGGGCGGCATTCGCAAGACCTTTGCCGGTCTCGTCGCCAAGGGACGCATTACCGAAGCCGAGGGGGATCGTCGCTCCGGCCTGCTGACGACCAGCACCGATCTCGCCAGCGCGGTCGCCCCTGTCGATCTGGTGATGGAAGCGGTGTTCGAGGATATTGACCTCAAGAAAACCGTCTTCGCCCAGATCGATGCGGCGGCGAAGCAGGGTGCGATCCTGGCGAGCAACACGTCCTTCCTCGATCTCGACAGAATCGCGGCGGCGACCTCGCGCCCGGAATGGGTGATCGGCCTGCATTTCTTCGCGCCTGCCAATATCATGCGGTTGCTCGAAGTGGTGCGCGGCGCCAAGACCTCTGACCCGGTGATCGCCACCGGCATGGCCATTGGCCGCCAACTGGGCAAGATCGCGGTGCTGTCGGGCGTGTGCGATGGCTTCATCGCCAATCGCGCCATGACGCCCCGGATGAGTTCCGCCGAGGCTCTGGTGCTGGAAGGCCCGACCCCGGCGCAGGTCGACAAGGCGATCAACGACTATGGTTTCGCCATGGGGCCGTTCCAGATGATCGACCTCGTCGGCCTGGACGTCATCGGCTGGGACCGGGAGAATAGCGCTGGCCGCACCGTGCAGGAGGTGCTGTGCGAAATGGACCGCTGGGGCCAGAAGAAGAATGGCGGCTATTATGATTATGACGAGGCGCGCCGGGCCTCGCCCTCGCCGGTCGCCGAAAAGGTCATCCGCGATTTTGCCGAAAAGACCGGCGTGCCGCAGCGCAGTTTCACCGATGCCGAGATTGTCGAACGGCTGCTCTACCCGGTGGTGAATGAGGGCGCCAGGATCGTGGAGGAGGGGATCGCGCTGCGTGCCTCCGACGTCGATGTGGCGCTGGTGACGGGCTATGGCTGGCCGGTCTGGACCGGCGGACCGATGTGCTGGGCCGACAGCGTGGGCCTGCCCAAGATCGTTGCCGCGCTGGATGAGATCATCGGCCCGGACGCCGTGTCGCCCCTGCTGCGCAAGCTGGCGGCCGAAGGCGGCAGCCTCACCTGA
- a CDS encoding acetyl-CoA C-acetyltransferase, with product MAEAYIVAAGRTAGGRRNGKLASWHPADLAGTVLDALVDRSGIDPALIEDVILGCVSQVGEQSMHIGRSAVMASSLPDSVPAVTIDRQCGSSQQAIQFAAQAVMSGTQDVVIACGVESMTRVPMGTPAGLAAKAGIGVGPWSQKIKNRYGVEEFSQFYGAEMIADKWGFSREDLDRYALESHRRAVAATESGAFDAEIVPVEVDDGEGGRTLHVKDEGIRYDASMESMAGVKLIQEGGKITAASASQICDGASGVLVVSERALKAHGLTPLARIHNLTVTAGDPVIMLEEPLPATERALSRAGMKIGDIDLYEVNEAFAPIPLAWLKALEADHARLNVNGGAIALGHPLGASGTKLMTTLIHALKARGKRWGLQTMCEGGGIANVTIVEAL from the coding sequence ATGGCTGAAGCCTATATCGTCGCGGCAGGCCGCACCGCCGGGGGGCGCCGGAACGGGAAGCTGGCGAGCTGGCACCCGGCCGATCTTGCTGGAACCGTGCTGGACGCGCTGGTCGACCGCAGCGGCATCGACCCCGCGCTGATCGAGGATGTGATCCTGGGCTGCGTCAGCCAGGTCGGTGAGCAGAGCATGCATATCGGGCGCAGCGCGGTCATGGCCTCCAGCCTGCCCGACAGCGTGCCCGCCGTGACCATCGACCGCCAGTGCGGATCGTCGCAGCAGGCGATCCAGTTCGCCGCGCAGGCGGTGATGAGCGGGACGCAGGATGTCGTCATCGCCTGTGGTGTCGAGAGCATGACCCGCGTGCCGATGGGTACGCCCGCGGGGCTCGCGGCAAAGGCGGGCATTGGCGTTGGTCCCTGGTCGCAGAAGATCAAGAACCGCTATGGCGTGGAGGAATTCAGCCAGTTCTACGGCGCCGAGATGATCGCGGACAAATGGGGCTTTTCCCGCGAGGATCTGGATCGCTATGCGTTGGAAAGCCATCGCCGCGCAGTCGCGGCAACGGAAAGTGGCGCCTTCGACGCGGAAATCGTGCCGGTCGAGGTCGACGATGGCGAGGGCGGCCGCACGCTGCACGTCAAGGATGAGGGCATTCGCTACGACGCCTCGATGGAGTCGATGGCGGGCGTGAAGCTGATCCAGGAAGGCGGCAAGATCACCGCGGCCAGCGCCAGCCAGATTTGCGACGGCGCGTCGGGTGTGCTGGTGGTCAGCGAGCGGGCATTGAAAGCCCATGGCCTGACGCCGCTGGCGCGCATCCACAATCTGACGGTGACGGCGGGCGATCCGGTCATCATGCTGGAAGAACCGCTGCCGGCGACCGAGCGGGCCTTGAGCCGCGCGGGGATGAAGATCGGTGACATCGACCTTTATGAAGTGAACGAGGCCTTTGCGCCGATTCCGCTCGCCTGGTTGAAGGCGCTGGAGGCTGATCATGCGCGGCTGAACGTCAATGGCGGGGCGATTGCGCTTGGTCATCCGTTGGGCGCTTCGGGCACCAAGCTGATGACGACGCTGATCCATGCGCTCAAGGCCCGGGGCAAGCGCTGGGGCCTGCAAACCATGTGCGAGGGCGGCGGCATCGCCAACGTCACCATCGTCGAGGCGCTCTGA